Proteins found in one Candidatus Bathyarchaeota archaeon genomic segment:
- a CDS encoding ATP-binding protein, with translation MFGALQSLRLNAEQNENYRKFFLDADINRAKLTMLFFVIPVIGFAFNDYCFYGWSTEFFTLISVRSVLLLILAVFFIAVGRVKTYRSYDVLVFSAIFAIMVGGGIINLFRPQDFIFQAIITIVSLFIIYLVIPFRFLYQGILATIATVGEAAIILMVVQPSESVVLYTMLFNLFISHLIAAFSSWQLHSYRLRTYQEFVKRKEAQDKLEEHTKDLEKLVAERTEKLKNAERFAAIGETAGMVGHDLRNPLTGIANAAYYLKKKYFKKIDKTGKEMLTIIETNIEYSNKIINDLLDYSKNVNLDALTRTTPKAITSEALAMITLPPNIQVTNQTQATPEINVDFVKVKRVLINIIKNSIDAMPEGGSLTLQSEQKDNITKIILADTGPGISEENQKNLFKPLFTTKAKGMGFGLAICQRIIEAHKGKIVVESTPSKGTKVVIELPSDIQNGSRRFENKP, from the coding sequence ATGTTTGGTGCACTCCAGTCACTTCGATTAAACGCCGAGCAGAACGAAAACTACCGTAAATTTTTTCTAGATGCGGACATAAATCGTGCAAAATTAACCATGCTCTTCTTTGTCATCCCCGTAATAGGCTTTGCTTTTAATGATTACTGTTTCTATGGCTGGTCAACGGAATTTTTCACCCTAATATCAGTAAGGTCAGTTTTACTGCTCATACTTGCTGTTTTCTTCATTGCTGTTGGTAGAGTAAAGACTTACCGCTCTTACGACGTGCTTGTTTTTTCAGCAATTTTTGCAATAATGGTGGGCGGGGGAATCATCAATCTGTTTAGACCTCAAGACTTTATCTTTCAAGCAATTATAACCATCGTTTCATTGTTCATTATTTACTTGGTCATTCCATTCAGATTCTTATACCAAGGAATTTTGGCCACCATCGCAACAGTCGGGGAAGCAGCAATAATATTGATGGTGGTGCAACCATCTGAATCTGTCGTATTATATACAATGCTGTTTAACCTTTTTATCTCGCACCTGATTGCCGCATTCAGTTCTTGGCAGTTGCACTCCTACCGTTTGAGAACCTACCAAGAGTTTGTGAAACGAAAAGAAGCGCAGGATAAACTTGAAGAACACACCAAGGATTTAGAAAAACTGGTTGCGGAACGTACGGAAAAACTAAAAAATGCTGAACGGTTCGCCGCAATTGGTGAAACCGCAGGGATGGTTGGGCATGACCTGCGTAATCCGCTAACTGGAATTGCAAACGCAGCGTACTATTTGAAGAAGAAATATTTTAAAAAAATAGATAAGACTGGAAAAGAGATGCTGACTATTATCGAAACAAACATAGAATACTCAAACAAAATCATCAATGACCTACTTGACTACTCAAAAAACGTCAACCTTGATGCATTAACAAGGACTACACCCAAAGCCATAACCAGCGAAGCATTAGCAATGATTACTCTGCCACCAAACATACAAGTAACTAACCAAACACAAGCCACCCCTGAAATCAACGTTGACTTCGTAAAAGTAAAAAGAGTCCTCATAAACATAATAAAAAACTCAATTGATGCAATGCCTGAAGGAGGCAGCCTTACTCTTCAAAGCGAGCAAAAAGATAACATCACAAAAATAATTTTAGCTGACACTGGTCCAGGCATTTCTGAAGAGAACCAAAAAAATCTTTTCAAGCCGCTTTTCACAACTAAAGCGAAGGGAATGGGTTTTGGGTTAGCGATTTGCCAAAGAATCATTGAGGCACACAAAGGCAAAATTGTGGTAGAGAGCACGCCTAGCAAAGGCACAAAAGTTGTTATAGAGTTGCCTTCGGACATACAAAACGGATCACGAAGATTTGAAAATAAACCTTAA